Within the Kingella potus genome, the region GTTTTCCATGAGTTGTGCGAAACCGGTGCCGCGTGCGGCGGCTTCCTGTTCGTGTTGGCGCATTTGCGCGGCGGTGTAGGTTTTCATCTGTCGTCCTTTCGGGAAATTGGCGGCGGCCGTCTGAAAATTATGGTCAAACGAATCGGGCGGCTTATGAATGCGGCCTTTTGGCGTGGGACAAAACAGGCCGCAGATTTTTTACTTTGCTCCGCCGGTTTTGTCGGCAAAATCGGGGCGGGCGATGAGCAGCCGGGCGGGAATCAGGGCGGCGGCGGCAAGGAGGCCGCCTGTGTAGCCGATGTTCTGCAAACCGATATGCTGCGCGGCAAGGCTGCCGAGCAGTGCGCCGCCGCCGATGCCCACGTTGTACAGCGAGGAGTAGATGGATGTGGCGACATCGGTGGCATCATCGGCAAAATGCAAAACCCGCGCAAGCATGGCAAGGCTGAGTGCGCTGATGGCCGCGCCCCACACAAAACAGAGGGCGGCAAACGGCCACACCGAGCCGGACAGGGGCAGCAGCAGGAGCATGGCGGCGGCCACGGCGGCGGTGCAGGCGGCGAAAAACGGGCGCGGGCTGCGGGCGAAGCGGCGGCCGAAAAGATACGATCCGGCAAATCCGGCCGCGCCGTAAACAAGCAGCAGGAGGGTGGCCTGCTGCGGCGGCAGGTGTGCGGTTTGCAGGGCGAACGGTTCGATGTAGCTGTATGCGGCGAAGTGGGCGGTGATGATGAGGATGGTGAAGGCGTAGAGCAGCATCAGGCTTTTGCGTTTGGCCAAAACGGGCAGGCTGGAAAGCGATCCGGTATTGACGCTGGGCAGCTTGGGCAGGGTTTTGGCCAGCACGGC harbors:
- a CDS encoding sugar transporter — protein: MPNQENTRWLSVFALACAAFIFNTTEFIPIALLSGIGEGFAMSPADTGIMITVYAWVVALMSLPLMLATRNTERRRLLLILFAVFVGGHIVSYFARSFAMLLAGRVAIALTHALFWSVTAALAVRVAPKGKGNQALGLLSTGTVLAMVLGIPLGRLAGNAYGWRLSFLLIGIAAAIVAAVLAKTLPKLPSVNTGSLSSLPVLAKRKSLMLLYAFTILIITAHFAAYSYIEPFALQTAHLPPQQATLLLLVYGAAGFAGSYLFGRRFARSPRPFFAACTAAVAAAMLLLLPLSGSVWPFAALCFVWGAAISALSLAMLARVLHFADDATDVATSIYSSLYNVGIGGGALLGSLAAQHIGLQNIGYTGGLLAAAALIPARLLIARPDFADKTGGAK